In Acidobacteriota bacterium, one genomic interval encodes:
- a CDS encoding helix-turn-helix transcriptional regulator, with the protein MTTLDLETTPEREIRDLAGLGLPGARVLGRYRYRTPHTPLPPHRHRGMIEICYLHRGRQGYEMSGRRYDLQGGEVLVTMPGEWHSTGPDPENRGVLYWLILAPAAGRGRFLGLPPTDSTVLTRALLTLPARHFRAPRGCHAALDALLTGTRRTDALDVIARRCALVALLLDLVRASGRRRIRGADEWLDPVLHRMRTQLDRNWQVPDFARVAGLSVSHFTARFRDVTGTGPAEYFLGLRIDEAKRRLADTTASVTRIAYDLGFGSSQSFATAFHRLVGCAPSAHRRAAAR; encoded by the coding sequence ATGACGACCCTCGATCTGGAGACGACGCCGGAGCGTGAGATCCGCGATCTCGCCGGCCTGGGCCTGCCGGGCGCCCGCGTGCTCGGGCGGTATCGATACCGGACGCCGCATACCCCCCTGCCGCCGCACCGGCATCGCGGGATGATCGAGATCTGCTATCTCCACAGGGGACGTCAGGGCTATGAGATGAGTGGCCGCCGCTACGACCTGCAGGGCGGCGAGGTGCTGGTCACCATGCCTGGCGAGTGGCACAGTACGGGTCCAGACCCCGAGAACCGGGGCGTCCTGTACTGGTTGATCCTGGCACCCGCCGCGGGACGCGGTCGCTTCCTCGGTCTGCCGCCAACCGATTCGACAGTACTCACGCGCGCGCTGCTCACGTTGCCGGCCCGCCACTTCCGTGCGCCGCGCGGCTGCCATGCGGCACTCGATGCCCTGCTCACGGGGACGCGTCGCACAGACGCGCTCGACGTCATCGCACGACGATGCGCGCTCGTCGCGCTGCTGCTGGACCTTGTCAGGGCCTCGGGCCGTCGTCGCATTCGGGGGGCGGACGAGTGGCTGGACCCGGTGCTGCACAGGATGCGGACGCAACTCGACCGAAACTGGCAGGTGCCGGACTTCGCTCGCGTCGCGGGGTTGTCGGTCTCGCACTTCACCGCTCGCTTCCGCGACGTCACGGGCACGGGACCAGCCGAGTACTTCCTCGGGTTGCGCATCGACGAGGCCAAGCGCCGTCTTGCCGACACGACAGCGTCGGTGACCCGCATCGCCTACGACCTGGGATTCGGGTCGTCGCAGAGCTTCGCGACGGCCTTCCATCGACTCGTCGGATGCGCGCCAAGCGCGCACCGCCGGGCCGCGGCGCGGTGA
- a CDS encoding HAMP domain-containing histidine kinase, translating to MISRTSPVAPGVGLPWLTTARWATAFAQIGAGLMATLVLDVSVRWWIVGLVVAVTLASNVWWASRGSARGPGRLDLPAGLILVDVVGLAVVLLAAGGPLNPVSIYFLVLITQAAFVHGARIAALAAVVATVAYGTLFVSTAPELRAAMAMHPEVAQHFQGMFWAFAGTAALVTVFVTRLATAVAERDRDVRALEARLAESASLARLATLAADAAHELATPLGTIVLTASELERDLERTPPDLASVVADLRLISSEGRRCRGLLDDLAGRAGQAAGSALHTTTLDAVLADALAGLPAERRSRVDVAVPPGLDGYWPVEGLARAILNVVRNAFDASPDDGRVTIAGRAVGDRISLVVRDSGRGMRADEQARACEPFFTTKPGQGRGLGLFVVKQTLEMIGGRLDIRSVAGTGTEVEIVVPREFAS from the coding sequence ATGATCTCGCGCACGTCTCCTGTCGCTCCGGGCGTTGGCCTGCCGTGGCTGACGACGGCGCGCTGGGCAACGGCGTTCGCGCAGATCGGGGCCGGGCTGATGGCCACGCTCGTCCTCGACGTCTCCGTGCGCTGGTGGATCGTCGGCCTGGTCGTCGCGGTCACACTGGCGAGCAACGTGTGGTGGGCCAGCCGCGGCAGCGCTCGCGGCCCGGGACGTCTCGACCTGCCGGCCGGCTTGATTCTCGTCGACGTGGTCGGCCTGGCCGTCGTCCTGCTGGCTGCCGGTGGTCCGCTGAATCCCGTCAGCATCTACTTTCTCGTGCTCATCACGCAGGCCGCGTTCGTCCACGGCGCGCGCATCGCCGCGCTCGCGGCCGTTGTCGCGACGGTCGCGTATGGCACGCTGTTTGTGTCCACCGCGCCGGAACTGCGGGCCGCGATGGCCATGCACCCGGAAGTCGCTCAGCACTTCCAGGGCATGTTCTGGGCGTTCGCCGGTACCGCAGCGCTTGTCACGGTGTTCGTCACGCGCCTGGCGACGGCGGTCGCGGAACGCGACCGCGACGTGCGCGCCCTCGAAGCGCGACTGGCCGAGAGTGCGTCGCTGGCGCGCCTGGCGACGCTGGCCGCCGATGCGGCACACGAGCTCGCCACACCACTCGGGACGATCGTCCTCACGGCGAGTGAGTTGGAGCGCGATCTCGAACGAACGCCTCCCGATCTTGCGTCGGTGGTCGCCGATCTCCGGCTGATTTCGTCCGAGGGGCGGCGCTGTCGGGGACTGCTCGACGACCTCGCCGGGCGTGCGGGACAGGCTGCCGGCAGTGCCCTGCACACCACGACCCTCGATGCGGTGCTCGCCGATGCGCTCGCGGGCCTGCCGGCCGAACGCCGGTCGCGCGTCGACGTGGCGGTGCCGCCAGGTCTCGACGGATACTGGCCGGTGGAGGGCCTGGCACGCGCCATCCTCAACGTCGTGCGCAATGCGTTCGACGCGTCGCCCGACGACGGTCGCGTAACGATCGCGGGTCGTGCTGTTGGTGACCGCATATCGCTCGTGGTACGTGACAGCGGACGAGGCATGCGTGCCGACGAGCAGGCCCGTGCGTGCGAGCCATTCTTCACCACCAAACCCGGACAGGGCCGCGGCCTCGGTCTCTTCGTCGTGAAGCAGACGCTCGAGATGATCGGTGGCCGTCTCGACATCCGTTCCGTCGCCGGCACCGGCACCGAAGTGGAGATCGTCGTCCCGCGGGAGTTCGCGTCATGA
- a CDS encoding PmoA family protein — MTGPARFDRRTWLTHASTLLAAGLAAPLTAQGAPLTVRDEGENGLTVREGEALVLRYHYATVPVPESLRRGLGAREAESMRRYGHPRSDYIHPLYGLDGIAMTDDWSKDHPHHRGIYWAWPEVTYKGDLGDLHALQRVFARPTGRFTMTTGDAVATIEAENEWRWDDVTPIVREHARLDVHRRGAHGRFIDLQFTFAALAESVTIARRGTNAYGGLNTRLAPVSDLRLSHHADDPGTPVRMAWQTAAGRWRGASAPASLTIFERADNPGYPGDYIQFPDLPWLQPTFPAAGTRYPLERDTPLVLRYRLWVRAGDSPLDAEYRTQWLAFQKG, encoded by the coding sequence ATGACCGGCCCGGCCCGATTCGATCGACGCACCTGGCTCACGCACGCGTCCACGCTGCTCGCAGCCGGCTTGGCCGCGCCGCTCACCGCTCAGGGTGCGCCCCTGACGGTGCGCGACGAAGGCGAGAACGGACTGACAGTTCGAGAGGGTGAGGCACTCGTCCTGCGGTACCACTACGCGACGGTGCCCGTACCCGAGTCCCTGCGTCGCGGGCTCGGCGCACGCGAGGCCGAGAGCATGCGCCGGTACGGCCATCCGCGCAGCGACTACATCCACCCGCTGTACGGCCTCGATGGCATCGCGATGACCGACGACTGGTCGAAGGACCACCCGCATCATCGCGGCATCTACTGGGCCTGGCCCGAAGTGACGTACAAGGGCGACCTGGGTGACCTGCACGCGTTGCAACGCGTGTTCGCGCGGCCCACCGGTCGATTCACCATGACGACGGGCGACGCCGTTGCGACCATCGAGGCCGAGAACGAGTGGCGCTGGGACGATGTGACGCCGATCGTGCGGGAGCATGCGCGACTCGACGTACACCGCCGTGGAGCGCACGGCAGGTTCATCGATCTGCAGTTCACGTTCGCGGCGCTGGCCGAGAGCGTCACCATCGCGCGACGCGGCACCAACGCCTACGGCGGGTTGAACACGCGACTCGCACCGGTGAGCGACCTGCGTCTGTCGCATCACGCCGACGATCCCGGCACACCCGTGCGCATGGCCTGGCAGACGGCTGCGGGCAGGTGGCGTGGGGCGTCAGCCCCTGCGTCGCTCACGATCTTCGAACGTGCCGACAACCCGGGCTATCCCGGCGACTACATCCAGTTCCCGGATTTGCCGTGGCTGCAGCCCACGTTTCCTGCCGCAGGGACGCGCTATCCGCTCGAACGCGACACACCGCTGGTGCTGCGGTACCGGCTGTGGGTGCGCGCGGGCGATTCGCCGCTGGATGCCGAGTACCGGACGCAATGGCTCGCGTTCCAGAAAGGGTGA
- a CDS encoding sugar isomerase domain-containing protein — MSYDARFLETFNALATRFEEEQRAPLATAAGWMADAVADDRLIYLFGGGGHTCLVMQELFWRAGGLANLCPMIDFSIHPVTPAYMYLSHERMHGVGDALVDYYGLGEGDLLLCFHSYGFNPPTIDCALRAKEKGARVVGISSSEWDRCTPRDFPLRHRSGKHLFDVADVAIEDYVPFGDTVIQIEGFPQPISGISSTIDFYIAHRLEIECVKACVARGISPPVWRSANVAGGDACNAALRARYNPRVKFL; from the coding sequence ATGTCCTACGACGCGCGCTTCCTCGAGACGTTCAACGCGCTGGCCACCCGGTTCGAAGAGGAACAGCGCGCGCCCCTCGCCACGGCGGCCGGCTGGATGGCCGATGCGGTGGCCGACGACCGCCTGATCTATCTCTTCGGCGGCGGCGGCCATACGTGCCTCGTCATGCAGGAGCTCTTCTGGCGTGCCGGCGGCCTCGCCAATCTCTGCCCGATGATCGACTTCTCGATCCATCCGGTGACACCCGCGTACATGTATCTGTCGCACGAACGGATGCACGGCGTGGGCGACGCGCTGGTGGACTACTACGGCCTGGGCGAGGGCGACCTCCTGCTGTGTTTCCACAGCTACGGATTCAACCCGCCGACCATCGACTGCGCGCTGCGCGCGAAAGAGAAGGGCGCACGCGTCGTGGGGATCTCGTCGAGTGAATGGGATCGGTGTACGCCGCGGGACTTTCCCCTGCGGCATCGAAGCGGCAAGCACCTCTTCGACGTCGCCGACGTCGCCATCGAGGACTACGTGCCCTTCGGCGACACGGTGATCCAGATCGAGGGCTTCCCGCAGCCGATCAGCGGGATCTCGAGCACCATCGACTTCTACATCGCGCACCGTCTCGAGATCGAGTGCGTCAAGGCGTGCGTGGCGCGGGGTATCTCGCCGCCGGTCTGGCGCAGTGCGAACGTGGCAGGCGGCGATGCCTGCAACGCCGCGCTGCGCGCCAGGTACAACCCGCGCGTCAAGTTCCTGTAA